CATGCAGACGGCGTCGGGGGAGGCGGCGACGAGCACGCGCTCCGCCTCCTGCCTTCTCAGCGTGACGTGCGTGCCGCCGAGGCAGTACTCGACGGGGTCGCCGAGCGGCGCGGCCTTGATGACGCGGACGCACGCGCCGCGTACGAAGCCCATATCGAGGAGCCGGCGGCGGAAGGGGCCCTCGCCCGTGACCTCGGCTACGATGGCGGCGGTCCCCGGAGGCGCGTCGGACAGACGGATCGTGCGCTCGGGCGTCACTGCGCACCTCCCGACGCGTCTCCGTCGCCTTGCCCTCCGCGCGAGTCGAGGAAGCTCACGAGCCGCGAGAGGGTCGCGTCGCTCAGTCCATGCTCGAGCCT
This genomic stretch from Candidatus Effluviviaceae Genus I sp. harbors:
- a CDS encoding ferrous iron transport protein A; its protein translation is MRLSDAPPGTAAIVAEVTGEGPFRRRLLDMGFVRGACVRVIKAAPLGDPVEYCLGGTHVTLRRQEAERVLVAASPDAVCMPHRRRHLLWRRGHGGHGPRWLRRGRSE